In the Arachis stenosperma cultivar V10309 chromosome 8, arast.V10309.gnm1.PFL2, whole genome shotgun sequence genome, gTCAAATCAACCGATCTAGTTTTAAAAACTATACTCACAAAGGAGAAGATAGAATTTCTATCAACTTAATATATTTTCATTCATAGAGAGATATTATTaaagtacatgagtttcaagTCTTTATATAGGCAAAATATGTAGTTAAACTTTGCAACTCATCATATTTGACTTTACATTATAAACACTACTTCTAATATGTTGTAAGTAATTTAATTTGTAACATTCTTGTATATTTTAGGATTTTGTGAAAAATATCATGAATTGTAAATTCTCAAATCTTCTAATAAGTTAGTAATATATGGAATCTTCtaatttcttatatttttattcaatttaacaACTTACTTATCTCATGATCAGTCATGATGATTCTAATATAAAAGtgaatacaaattaatttattttattcaacaAATCATAAGGAACCATTTGGAATGTTGAGTCAAAAGGTCTTGAGAGGCAGGCAGGTAATATGGTTGGAAGTTATTAAAGTCTGGCCTTATTTTGTGTCTGGCGATTAATAATTGGGTAATGCTATAGTGCTGAAGGAGAAAATTTTCAGCAGCTGCTGAAATTAGGTGGCATTATAGAAAAATTTACGCGTGTATTTATTGCTTCTAAAATCCCGACAAATTCTGCAATGTGCCCAGAAattgatgaaagagaaaagttAATTAGatgttatttgattttgttaatGAAGATGATTAGGTTGCTGGGCTTTTTTTAAAAGTCCAATAAATATTTGGTATGTAATATATTACAGGTCCAAAAAAGATTGAGTgttgtgaaaaaaaatattgtacaGCCTGATAAAAtgaataatgataataatagcacagtaattataaataatttctGGATACCcaaaaaaagaaatcaaattcCAAATGAAGTGTAGGAGATGCTGTAttggtggtggtggtatatACATTCTTATGCTTACTCTTATTATTGGGTTTGATCAGAAGTCAGCTATCTCAAAATGTAAGAGGCCACCACCCtacaaataacaataataatgctTCATCATTATTTATACAATATTTAGGGTTAATTGCATGTTATACAGGTTAAATATTTTAGGTTATGTATGTAgcctttaaattttaaaaaatatgtgaaattatttttttaatttattttaaatgtgAAAATAGCTAGACCTTTTAGTTAATTTTCtaaaatgtatattttaattaaaataagtgTGTAAATTATgcatagatttttttttaatctttctTAAATATGCCACTTTGACAAATGATATAAAAAGACACGTATATATAGCTAGGTTCACAAACATCGCTACCTcataaatgttttttttttttttattattattaaagatAGAGACACTCGAAAGTATGACTTTTTAGGtaaatatgaaaaaattataCCATTTAAATTACAACTCATTAGACTACTTCATGTATGTTAGTTGTTGTGTGTTTTAGGTAtgaataatatatgaaaatatactttatgaaattagattactcataatttatttaatattgttTTATTTAATACTATTTTAGATTATAAATATTACTATGGCTCTATTGTTAATTAtagttagttttttatttattttgtcttttttaGTAGGatgaataatttatatttttaaaaaattacaatgaTAACATAATATACAACTAttacaattacaaattttactagaggtaacaaataataaaaaaaagtttgtacacagaaaaaataaaataccaaaaaaaaatagaagacaagAATTCAATTCATTTGggacttgatttcttttttggtaccaataaattatatataaacagtgtgaatatttttatcattattcATTTTATAGGGCTGTACAATATTTTTATCacaacaccaattttttttgGACCCGCAAGAGATTATATACCAAAATTATTTGGACTCCCAAAAAAAGCCCAACAACTTAATCATCACCATTAATAAAATCAAATGACATTTAATTAATTGGCCTCCTCCATCAATTCTCTGGACACATGACAAGACTTGTCGGGAACCTTGAAAGCAATAAACACACGTGTAAACTCTTCTGCTGTGCCACTTAATTTCAGCACCTGCTGAAAACTTTCTCTTTCAGCATCATAGCATTACCCTTAATAATTTCAACAAAGAATTAGCATATTGTATTATCATTGATTTGGTATTGCAAAGAAAAATCCTCATATTTAGTTGTAAGCAGGTTCATGAATTCAGTGATTGTGCCAAAATGGATTGTACCTATATATCTAGCAGTAGCCCTATATAGCCTTGGCTAGGTGGGAGGAGGACCTAAATTATCTTTTCTGAAAGCCAAAGAGAGAAATAAAGATGAATTATTATTATGAGAAGCTATAAAGCAGCAAGATTCCGGGCATGTCATGGTCTTGTCATTTGATGTTGATATGACACATTCTCCTATCATTTGTATTTTGCAATATACGCTTCAGTGTTGTTCCTGAATCCTGCTTTTGATTATTTACTATATATGCTGTGAGTTCTAGGGTGAATATGCGCGGATTATTCATCACCATTTCATGGGACTTTTGTTTTATGAGATGATGGTGATTAGTATGGGACTATGGTGCTTAAAAAGTTGTGTTTAACTTATaaagattaataattaatatttaatttaaaaaatacaaaaaattaatcatttttaaatatttaaaatttgtcaCGGAAAATAAGTTAAACAAATGAGGAGACTATATTATTGGCCTTAACTTTTATGTATTGACTTTGGacaatatatcttttttattattattggtaCTGATATATTATTGTTCAAGGGTGAAGCATACTGACTTATATTATCTGGGTTATTTAGGTTTGGACAAGGAGGAAATGCATGATATATACTTATATAGGCCCATAGCTGAGGAGTAGACTAATTCTTTCAGGTGGAGAACGAATGCCCTTTTGAACTTGCTGATGGTTAAAAGGCCCAAAAAAAATGTTGTTGATGGCTATAGACCCAAAAATGTGATATTTGACTCAATGAATCATGTtacttaaatattattattgcaGATAATTTTCAACGTCAAGTTAATGAAAACTCCTTCAAGTATTCATACATGACTATGAAGTGGTGTCCATTGAGTTTAGATGCAAGCACGTTACAATAAAACATGTTTAAACAATGTTTTCAGAGATATTTGATGACCTTCAATCTCAAGTGATGAATCTTAGCTTGACAAAATCCGGGATGATATCCATAGCTATCCAATGAGAAGGATCAGCTACAAAATCTTTGTTCTTCTTAGGATTAGGGAGTTGGTGAAATAACTTGATTTGATTTTACGGTAACTCCATACATACCTTGCATTTCAACCATTCATAAACTCAGCTAtctaattaagaacaagtatatATAAAGCCACCATGTTGATGACACATTAAGATCAACATTATTAACAACCCTTACTCCAAATTGCAATTCAATGGCATTATCCATCTTTAGGCAATACACATTTGATGATTCATTCTTACAAGTATTTGTATCGAGTAAGTTCCTAAAGGAGTTCCAAATTGCCCTGACATACGCCATAGACTATGACGAAGAGGGTGTCCCAACCAATGGGGTGTTCAGACCCACTTGGGACCTAACAAAGGTCACTGCCTCAGCAATCTCTCAGTTCAAGAAGGACCATCCTGATGTCAATGTCAAAGTCTTCATTTGCATTGGAAACAAAGGCACCATATTCCCCTTCAGCCCTCTTGATAACAACTCATGGATCACCAATGCAACTCAATCAATCACCAATATCATCCATAATGATCACTCTGACCTCCAAATTGATGGCATTGATGTCTTATACGACCACATCAATGCCACACCCGATGTTTTTGTCGACTGCATTGCCCAGGTTAGAGTTAGAGTAGTATTATTTAAACATAATTATTGatgaataataaatatatcATCACTATTTTGGGCAGGTTATGAAGAACTTAAAGGATGGTGGTGTGGTTAGTGTGGCTTCAATTTCACCATCCTCTGGTCTCAACAAGGACTTCTACTTCCCCTTGTACAAGACCTGTCCAATTCTGATTGACTGGGTAGATTACCAGTTCCAAAATGAGGAATCTCCAGTGTTGGATCCAAAAACGTTGTTGGTGCAATACAACAAGCTAGTGGGAGAGTTTTATCCGAGAAGGAAGCTGTTTGCTGGGTACAGTGCGGAGAATGAGGACTGGGGTACTCTCTCTCCAATTGTGTTCTTTCTTGGAGGCATGGATATTCTCAAGAAAAGAAGAGGCGCTGGTGTCTCCATCCATTACCATAATTACTATAATAACCAATGAATAATGCATGATCATGCAACAATTTCTACCTCAAAGCTACTCTACTCTATTCATATACTTATGTGCTGTTAAATAAGACCCATGTTCTATTCTATCACATATGTTCCTATGAATATGTACTACTTATCtttgtaaataataaaataaaatttgatccTCATTATCATTTATAGGATAAAATACTATTTAATCCATTTGCATGGCAAGGGAATAATAATCATTAAGCATATATACAATGTAATAATAAGTGGATTTTGTATGAATTCCAATGGTTTTCTTTCCAGCCACAGCAGAGCATTAAGCAGCAGAGTGCTCCACCAATATTATAACAGTGTTTGAGATAAGATTTTGGCCTTCCACTTCTTGAAATTAAGCACCAGTGTTACTCTAAATGCTTTCTTTGTCAAATTGTCATGAATGTACACAATAGGTTGACAATTTTGTGAAAAAAGTATAGAAATTAAAATACcattttattaaaatagtaCTCTGGAAACAAATACATACATAGAAAGTATATAGTAATACAATGAAgacatatatacataaaatcTAATGAGGAATAGCCAAAAGTGCTTGTGATTGCTTCTCATATTTGAATCCATTAGCCTTAGAATCATCAGCAGACCAGACAAAGATACCATGAAGTTTCTGCTGGCTCTTGAGAGTGCTACATGCAGTGAAGAATCCACCATCTGGTGACAACCCTCCACTCCCATCACTGATAAAACTCACCAACACCTTCCCACCATTATAGTTTGAACTCTGTGTGTTGAAGTACCCTATGAACTCATCCACTGTGGTTCCTTTGTCATATGCATAGAACTGAAAGTTCACATAATCTATCAAGCTTCCATAACTCTTCCACAGTGTCATGTAGTGATTCTGGACAACTTCGTCGTCAAACGGAGCTATAGAAGCGAATTTGATCACCCCATTTTCCTTGAGAGTTTTGATCAACTTTCCAATGCATTCAGCAAAGGTATCAGGGTCTGATTTGAAGTGCTCGTAGTCGATGTCGATTCCATCTAAGTTGTACTCCTTGATTATGCTTGTGAGCGAAGAAACTGCGTTGGAAACCCATGAATCCACCGAAGATGGATTGAAGTAAGCAGATTCGCCGTTAACACTGTCGCCGCCGAGACTAAGTGCTACCTATTAAATATTACAGAAATGtttggtaacaaaaaaaaaaattaaccaaaaataGTCCGAATTTGATTACTAGTCAttaattgttataattattgtaacaattaataaatgttaaataagCAAGTTCGTAACGCTAAAGTGGTTTGTAACGCACCTTGACATTGGAGTTGTCGGACTTGATGGAAGATACTTGGGAAGGGCTAAGATTCTGTTTGTCCCAGAAGATGTTGAATTTTCCATTGGTTGGAGAAGTAGAAGATGAAGTATCGTAGTCAATGGCAAAGGAGAGAATGAAGTGGAAGTCAACGTTGGAGTTAACAGGAACATCTGAGAATTTGACATTGTTGAACTCAGCTCCAATGTATTCTCGGAACAAGTTTGAGTCCGAGGGTGGTGTTGCTGCTGCTGCGAGGAACAACAATGAAGCGTTTAGGATGAAGATTGCAAAGCAAAGCTTGCAAATACTTGGAAGTTCCATTTGTGCTTATTAGATTCAGAAggtgttaattaattaattaatatgatTATAGTACACAACTTAGACATGATTAAATAGAGGGAACGCAATCCTTCATTCATTTTCTCCAATCTCCTAACACAACCATAAATCATCAGtgttgaattttattttgtttttttggtCAACGAATATTATTCTGGCGCCTTGCATTGGAAAATATCTTTGACCACTCAGGTCACCTCATGCGCAACCAATTTCATTTAATATTTGTTACATTTTTCAAATTTGGTCCATCTATATTATTAGGTTGATTTTTTCATATAAGAATTTCGAAAGAGATTATTGAAAGGAACAGATCAAGATATATCTACTGGGTTGATATCCTTTGaaatattgtaattaaaatacATACAAGTTGATCCAAATACCACCAGTTGCAATCATGCAAACTAAATGCTTTTAGTAGGTAACATTGATTAAACAAACTTGTCAATGTATAATAACTAAGGCTGAGGTTGAATAACCAGCTTAATTAAAagtgtttattttttaaaaaatgtaataaaaaaatttattacgagagagaagttattttttaaatttttttataagttcttaaataattttttagactgcaatttaattttaaaaattacattaaatattaatactactattttttataaatcaaaagctcaaaaaaattatttttaaaacttcTCAAATAAACCTAAATATTGCATGATCGTCTAAATTTCTAATCTATCGTATCCTAAACCTcttcattctaaataaaaataactaaaatctAAACACGTATAACTAACCCACACAAAACAAGTTAAAACATATTACAAAATGGAAACTGATGTCTGATATGCAATTGTATTCGTATAAacttaataattataaattataaaataatttgatatatttaattaaattaatatttaataattttttactattaatttacaCCAAAGCAATTGCATGAGTTTTTATATATAATGTTGAGGCATAACACTTTTAGTGATAGAAAGGTGAAGAATTggtaaatttgattttaatgcaagttaaaaaataagaaaaaatgtTAATTACTTTATATCTTTCCTAATCCCGGTAGAATACTGGTGCTTACCCCCTaaatttttgtaaattaaaaaagaaaaaaaattgaaccaAAAAGTGTATAAGAAGGGTCAAAGAAAGCAGCGGTTAATGATTTCATTTGTCACGGAGACTTGGTTGGGATTGGACGCCAATCCTTGTATGAGATTTTAAATCTTGCAAGGCAAAGAGTCTCAAATCTCAATCAACCTAACcccatttattatttttctgatGAAATATCTTTTCTCTGCAAAGAAGTCATTTGAGAAGGGAGTTGTTATTCTCAAACTTGTATTGCATCTGGAATGAGTAGTTAAATTCGTATTCCTTTTACgtataaaataataaacaagTACCCTTAAATCAACAACTTGTTACTCACCCCGAGTACCCTAATTAAATAGTATCCTTTTAGTTTTGAGAAAAGAAATTGCATTGCGGAACAAATAATTATTACTATGGTACTAATACACCAATCTAAGGAGTAGGGACTATTCCATCACTCTGGTATAGGGTATGAATAGGAGAccatttatataaaaatatcttaatgataattgaaaattttaaaataatttaagaaaCGTTTGACTAATCTGTTTAACACAATTGCGTAATCATATTTTTGTGAATAACCATTAGGGGATTATTTATCTTGTTTATTATTTTAGGGGGATTTTGTATGTTTGTCAACGATTTTGTCGAAGTTTTGTAATTTTGTAtagtttaactttttttattggACAGCATTGGTTCACTTCTGGGCTTCAAAAGCGTCAAAGGGAAAAACATTAACAGCAAGGCCCAAAAATTAAGAACATAGCAGAATctttacccaaaaaaaaaaggaacatAGAGAATAAGGCCTAAAAAACAGATTGATTTGAGTCAATATGGAGATTAAGTGCTATCCAGTATCCATAACCTAGAGCAAGTTTTTCAAGTCCAAGAAAAAAAACTAGACTAACGTTTTTATTATTTAGTGACTAAAACTAAAATGTATAAATATGTTTAGTTACTGATCTTGCCTGGAAAAAGGTCGGCTTCCACACCTCGGGATCAGTCGAGCTGTAGACTGGAATATCGAGCGTCCGTCCTTCTGAATCCGAGTTTCTTATGGTTATTAAGAATGTGGGCAATGAAAAAAGGGAGGAatgtacctgcaaaggcactctgatgcttaagtcaGTTACCAAACACATATTTAGGCTTCATTAGGGCATATAATTTtacatgaataaaaaattatttttttaacagcATATATATACTAGATAAAGCATTAAGCCTTGTAGTGGGAGTATTAGTAAGATTGCGTAATTTGGAAGTGTACGTGTGGAGGCCAAAGAACATATTTCTGAATTGGAAAGAATCAGATTGAGAACCTCGTCATATCATGTGAAAATGTCAGAGAAGGTGGTCATCTTTGCAGAAGCATAGACATAGAGTATGTCCCAAGCAAAAGTATTCAAAGATAGATAAATTTATGGTGGATTCTATGGTGTAGAAAGGAAATTGTTTCTACATGTGTAGAATGATAGGTGTCAATATATTAGTAGTTTATGTTGATGGTTCTTGGATGGGAAAGAATTAATTAGAATATACAATTGTTGATTCATTGGACCCAAAAAAAAGAGTGTGTGTGACATTATATCTGTGTCATAGAGACAACTTATtaggttttttttattttaataaattaaataaatattttatttattaaaataaataatttaaaaaattattatcatatagacgagatatatgtatttataaatataaaaatatattttataaaaataataaaaatattaataatttaaattagaccaAACTCTTAAAAATAGAACATTTCAATTAATATGGAAGGTGGACGATCTTAACCGTACTACTTCCATCCACCGGcgttttttattagaatttacactaaatcaattcaaataataataaagcgGAATTCGAATCCCCAACACTTGCTTAAGCAaactagtgagctaaccactagaccaagttcattaattagttagttaaaactgcctatttcttctattattttcaaactgctcatcttttctattatttgaaaTTGCTTATCTTTCTTATTATTTGAAATATTCTACTTTTAAgagtttgatttaatttaaattattaatattttttattattttcaaaaattatatttttatatttacaaatacACATATCATGTTTACAGTAAGGagatatatgaaaattaaaaaaatacacataTCTCGATATGGATaaaattatctcgtttacagtataaacaagataagagatgctgatgtatttttctaataatttttaaaattatttatttcagaaaataaaatatttatttaatttattaaaataaaaattttccacatattatttgatttattgttaataaatatgTGTATCACTAATCAAATTAGAATTAAGTCCAttagatgaaaaaaaatttgaaaaaaaaaatatttttgaatattaaccaaaatatttttcatggaatttaaaaaagaaaaagatctGGAGACTAACTTACTTTCACTCTTAACATTATTACTATTAAAAAC is a window encoding:
- the LOC130946775 gene encoding ruBisCO-associated protein-like, with the protein product MALSIFRQYTFDDSFLQVFVSSKFLKEFQIALTYAIDYDEEGVPTNGVFRPTWDLTKVTASAISQFKKDHPDVNVKVFICIGNKGTIFPFSPLDNNSWITNATQSITNIIHNDHSDLQIDGIDVLYDHINATPDVFVDCIAQVMKNLKDGGVVSVASISPSSGLNKDFYFPLYKTCPILIDWVDYQFQNEESPVLDPKTLLVQYNKLVGEFYPRRKLFAGYSAENEDWGTLSPIVFFLGGMDILKKRRGAGVSIHYHNYYNNQ
- the LOC130946774 gene encoding chitinase 2-like encodes the protein MELPSICKLCFAIFILNASLLFLAAAATPPSDSNLFREYIGAEFNNVKFSDVPVNSNVDFHFILSFAIDYDTSSSTSPTNGKFNIFWDKQNLSPSQVSSIKSDNSNVKVALSLGGDSVNGESAYFNPSSVDSWVSNAVSSLTSIIKEYNLDGIDIDYEHFKSDPDTFAECIGKLIKTLKENGVIKFASIAPFDDEVVQNHYMTLWKSYGSLIDYVNFQFYAYDKGTTVDEFIGYFNTQSSNYNGGKVLVSFISDGSGGLSPDGGFFTACSTLKSQQKLHGIFVWSADDSKANGFKYEKQSQALLAIPH